One Candidatus Methylomirabilota bacterium genomic window carries:
- a CDS encoding NTPase has protein sequence MGRAYLLTGRPGVGKTTCVRAVLERVARPAGGFVTEEIRERGTRVGFALRTLDGRRATLARVDRPGAPRVGKYGVDVAALDRIGVPAIRAAVSEGRLVVIDEIGKMEMASAAFCEAVEEALASPATVLGTILLASHPWADRIKAHRAVRIIALTPSNRDALPRELADRLR, from the coding sequence ATGGGGCGGGCATACCTCCTGACGGGTCGCCCGGGCGTGGGCAAGACCACGTGCGTCCGCGCGGTGCTCGAGCGCGTGGCTCGGCCGGCGGGCGGGTTCGTCACCGAGGAGATCCGGGAGCGGGGCACGCGGGTGGGCTTCGCGCTGCGCACCCTCGACGGGCGGCGGGCCACGCTGGCGCGCGTGGACCGCCCGGGCGCGCCCCGCGTCGGGAAGTACGGCGTGGACGTGGCCGCCCTCGATCGCATCGGCGTGCCCGCGATCCGGGCGGCCGTCAGTGAGGGACGCCTGGTGGTCATCGACGAGATCGGGAAGATGGAGATGGCGTCGGCCGCCTTCTGCGAGGCGGTAGAGGAGGCCCTGGCCAGCCCGGCCACCGTGCTGGGCACGATTCTCCTCGCTTCCCACCCCTGGGCGGATCGGATCAAGGCTCACCGCGCCGTCCGGATCATCGCGCTCACCCCGTCCAACCGGGACGCGCTCCCCCGCGAGCTGGCGGACCGGCTGCGATGA